The following are from one region of the Methanospirillum hungatei genome:
- a CDS encoding inorganic phosphate transporter, with the protein MEVILIIGIAIALIFNFLNGLHDAANSISTIVATKVLTPIQAVCLAAFFNLIGPLFFTTAIAKTIGKGIITPGWLTLEVIIVGILVASFWIYATAYIGIPISSTHAMIGGLIGTAVAYGGIDVVILPSLSLIGGVILYGIIGAIIGAIFLTGLAKIKDEPDIKSYLGIGGLFGFVFTIPLCIILQVLPISGLLGIILFIVISPSLGFAGAFLFGCLTIRLCRNQDQRLMNKIFNKLQIVSASFYSIGHGSNDAQHAMGIITAMLVTAGVLSDFQVPLWVILTSSAAISLGTLTGGWKIVQTMAKRITHLRPYQGFCAETGGGLVLLFVTIFGVPVSSTHAISGCIMGVGATQGSAAVQWSIVRQIVTAWIITIPLTATCAYLVYMIILRIW; encoded by the coding sequence ATGGAAGTTATCCTCATCATTGGTATTGCAATTGCTCTCATCTTTAATTTTTTAAACGGTCTTCATGATGCGGCTAATTCCATTTCTACCATCGTCGCAACAAAGGTCTTAACACCGATACAGGCTGTATGTCTGGCAGCTTTTTTTAACCTCATTGGACCGTTATTCTTCACAACTGCAATTGCAAAAACTATAGGAAAAGGAATTATTACACCTGGCTGGCTTACCCTGGAAGTGATAATTGTCGGAATATTAGTTGCATCATTTTGGATTTATGCAACAGCATATATCGGAATTCCAATATCATCCACCCATGCAATGATTGGAGGTCTGATTGGAACAGCTGTAGCATATGGTGGGATAGATGTCGTTATCCTTCCTTCTCTTTCTCTTATCGGTGGTGTTATTCTCTATGGAATAATTGGAGCAATCATCGGAGCGATTTTTCTGACAGGGCTTGCGAAGATAAAAGATGAACCGGACATCAAAAGCTATCTTGGCATTGGTGGACTTTTCGGGTTTGTATTCACCATCCCCCTGTGTATTATTCTCCAGGTACTTCCTATAAGCGGACTACTTGGAATCATCCTATTCATCGTCATATCCCCTTCTCTTGGTTTTGCCGGAGCATTCCTCTTTGGATGTCTGACAATACGACTCTGTAGAAATCAGGATCAACGATTGATGAACAAAATTTTTAATAAACTTCAGATAGTCTCCGCTTCATTTTACAGTATCGGCCATGGAAGCAATGATGCCCAGCATGCTATGGGTATAATCACAGCAATGCTCGTGACCGCCGGTGTTTTATCTGATTTTCAGGTTCCTCTCTGGGTAATCCTGACATCAAGTGCTGCAATATCACTTGGAACCCTGACCGGGGGATGGAAGATAGTGCAGACTATGGCAAAGCGGATTACCCATCTTCGGCCATACCAGGGATTTTGTGCTGAAACCGGAGGAGGACTTGTTCTGTTGTTTGTCACGATTTTTGGTGTCCCGGTGTCAAGCACTCATGCTATTAGCGGATGTATCATGGGTGTTGGCGCAACCCAGGGAAGTGCGGCAGTTCAATGGTCTATCGTGAGGCAAATTGTAACTGCCTGGATTATTACCATACCACTAACAGCAACATGCGCATATCTGGTGTACATGATAATACTCCGGATATGGTAA
- a CDS encoding inorganic phosphate transporter, giving the protein MEYIFIIGIFLAFLFNFVNGLNDAGNSIATVVATRALRPLYALLLAAVCNIAGPFLLTTAIAKTIGTGVVVPGALTPDVLVVALFCGIFLLSVLTAKGFPISASHALIGCMVGSTIAAFGFSTVIWPDFEMIRAVALAGFFGAVCGSLFLAIIFWALKGSVRLGIIAGAVGGFSLMIVSLMAAGLLHVSGLLAIFIFIIISPTIGFLGGFFLDIVVSYIFRFSHQSARNKIFFPLQVVAGGVQAIGHGANDGLHAVGIIAALFIAGGLSEGFTAPFWVMAGSALAIGAGTVFGGWNVITKMAKGITRIRPYQGFCASSAGGLVISALTITGIPTSSTHIISGSIVGVGATRGKTAVDWKVVRDIVTTWIVTFPLAVSASAILYFIYSGVMKTSLFILNYMR; this is encoded by the coding sequence ATGGAATACATCTTTATTATCGGGATATTTCTAGCATTCCTTTTTAATTTTGTAAATGGTCTGAATGATGCAGGAAATTCTATCGCAACAGTTGTGGCTACCCGAGCTCTTCGACCACTCTATGCCCTTCTCCTTGCCGCAGTGTGCAATATCGCCGGTCCTTTTTTATTAACGACTGCAATCGCAAAAACCATCGGAACCGGCGTTGTAGTTCCCGGAGCACTGACTCCGGATGTTCTGGTAGTGGCACTTTTTTGTGGAATTTTTCTTTTAAGTGTATTGACCGCAAAAGGCTTTCCGATTTCTGCAAGCCATGCATTGATCGGATGTATGGTAGGATCTACTATCGCAGCCTTTGGCTTTTCAACAGTAATATGGCCTGATTTTGAGATGATTCGAGCAGTTGCACTGGCTGGCTTTTTTGGAGCAGTTTGTGGGAGCCTGTTTCTCGCGATTATTTTCTGGGCACTGAAAGGATCTGTCCGTCTGGGCATCATAGCTGGTGCTGTCGGCGGTTTTTCTCTCATGATCGTCTCTCTCATGGCAGCCGGCCTGCTACACGTGAGCGGTCTGCTTGCAATTTTTATCTTTATCATAATTTCACCAACAATCGGCTTTCTTGGGGGTTTTTTCCTTGATATCGTAGTATCATATATCTTTAGGTTTTCCCATCAATCCGCAAGAAACAAGATCTTCTTTCCTCTCCAGGTTGTTGCTGGAGGAGTCCAGGCAATTGGTCATGGAGCAAATGACGGGCTCCATGCGGTGGGTATAATCGCTGCGCTCTTCATCGCCGGGGGATTGAGCGAAGGATTTACTGCCCCATTCTGGGTAATGGCAGGATCGGCACTTGCTATCGGAGCAGGTACCGTTTTTGGCGGATGGAATGTCATTACAAAAATGGCTAAAGGAATTACCAGAATCCGACCATATCAGGGATTTTGCGCATCCTCAGCAGGCGGTCTTGTCATTTCCGCTCTTACGATTACTGGTATTCCGACCTCCTCAACCCACATCATTAGTGGATCAATTGTTGGCGTTGGAGCGACACGAGGCAAAACTGCAGTTGACTGGAAAGTGGTCAGGGACATTGTTACCACCTGGATAGTAACATTTCCTCTTGCAGTATCAGCCTCTGCAATCCTGTATTTCATATATTCAGGTGTTATGAAGACCAGCCTGTTCATCCTTAACTATATGAGATAA
- a CDS encoding DUF47 domain-containing protein, whose amino-acid sequence MRIRDIILPEDQFFLQVFREISDKTVQASAHLTELVSDLEHRTGQTCQKIHQLEHESDELLRKIFERLEESLITPLEPDEIHRLAKALDDVIDIIDWVAHQICNYQLSGSYPHLGKFAEYIAISSIEIQKGVHLLGSWDEIREIKNACATINQVWNRSSDLLSSAVTELFTMQDPIQVIKLKDIYENLEEVLQECNDVGHVLNEIVIRHT is encoded by the coding sequence ATGCGAATACGGGACATAATTCTCCCGGAAGATCAATTTTTTCTCCAGGTTTTTCGTGAAATATCTGATAAGACAGTTCAGGCTTCCGCTCATTTGACCGAACTGGTTTCTGATCTTGAACATAGAACAGGACAGACATGTCAGAAGATTCATCAACTTGAACATGAGTCAGACGAACTTCTCAGGAAGATTTTTGAGCGACTTGAGGAATCTTTAATAACTCCTCTTGAACCGGATGAGATACACCGGCTTGCCAAGGCACTTGATGATGTTATTGATATCATTGACTGGGTAGCTCACCAGATTTGTAATTATCAACTCTCCGGATCATATCCACATCTGGGAAAATTTGCTGAATACATTGCCATTTCATCAATTGAAATACAAAAGGGGGTTCATCTTCTTGGATCCTGGGATGAGATCAGGGAGATAAAAAACGCCTGTGCTACCATAAACCAGGTCTGGAATAGGTCCAGCGACCTGCTATCATCGGCAGTCACGGAACTATTCACCATGCAGGATCCGATTCAGGTGATAAAACTCAAAGATATTTATGAAAACCTGGAAGAGGTGTTACAGGAATGTAATGATGTCGGTCATGTTTTAAATGAGATCGTGATCAGGCATACCTGA
- a CDS encoding DUF47 domain-containing protein, whose amino-acid sequence MGIKEWLVPQDKVFFDLFEQLAGIVVQAAVKLEQIVTKEKDPETTYKEIKDLEHQGDLITHEIYEQLNRTFITPLDPMEISRLASALDDVLDYIDDSAEKLLIYGIKDFDKTMQNFAQLIRLSAVQLECGVKGIRSFRKNNPLESCGIEVNRLENMADDLLSQAIQRLFAQEDPMTTIKLKDIYECLETATDKCEDVVNVLSDISIRHS is encoded by the coding sequence GTGGGAATTAAGGAATGGTTGGTACCACAGGACAAAGTATTTTTTGACCTTTTTGAACAACTGGCCGGTATTGTGGTGCAGGCGGCTGTCAAACTGGAACAGATTGTAACGAAAGAAAAAGATCCTGAAACAACCTATAAAGAAATTAAAGATCTGGAACATCAGGGTGATTTGATTACACATGAGATCTACGAACAGTTAAACCGGACTTTTATCACTCCACTTGATCCAATGGAGATATCCCGGCTCGCTTCAGCTCTGGATGATGTACTGGACTATATCGATGATTCTGCTGAAAAACTCCTTATCTATGGAATAAAGGATTTTGACAAAACCATGCAAAATTTTGCCCAGTTAATCCGCCTTTCTGCAGTTCAGCTGGAATGTGGTGTCAAAGGAATCAGGTCGTTTCGGAAAAACAACCCTCTTGAAAGTTGTGGCATTGAGGTTAACCGGCTTGAGAATATGGCAGATGATCTTCTTTCACAGGCGATACAGCGTCTCTTTGCCCAGGAAGACCCAATGACCACAATAAAATTAAAAGATATTTACGAGTGCCTGGAGACTGCTACTGACAAATGTGAAGATGTTGTGAACGTGTTATCAGATATCAGTATAAGGCATTCGTGA
- a CDS encoding DNA glycosylase, whose protein sequence is MNTHILPLSQDLFDLDLTLSCGQIFGWKKTGDMWSGVHKGSIVSLIQNDEGIVYSGISESALFRFLGLHDDMKKIHSSIEEHIFAYRNGPDNFFSTQYELSKRLRILRQDPWECLVSFICSANSNVRTIGKRINLILDRHGTSCGKGKCKFPDPCVLASCSEQELRDCLAGYRAPYLIKTAKYISTHPDFLPSIAQMSYLDAKRALMVLSGVGPKVADCVLLFAFERLEAVPIDIRIRSIIEHQYAPIIKFQKTGRYSYDDLSLFCQEYFGPYAGYAQQFLFATRDF, encoded by the coding sequence GTGAATACACATATCCTTCCTTTGTCACAGGATCTCTTTGACCTTGATCTTACTCTTTCTTGTGGACAGATATTTGGCTGGAAAAAAACCGGTGATATGTGGAGCGGAGTCCATAAAGGGAGCATTGTTTCTCTCATTCAAAATGATGAAGGTATCGTGTACTCCGGGATTAGTGAGTCAGCGCTTTTTCGGTTTTTAGGACTTCATGATGATATGAAAAAGATTCATTCCTCAATAGAGGAACATATTTTCGCATACCGAAACGGACCGGATAACTTCTTTTCTACGCAGTATGAACTATCAAAAAGGCTTCGAATTTTACGGCAGGATCCCTGGGAGTGCCTGGTCAGTTTTATCTGTTCAGCAAATTCAAATGTCCGGACGATAGGAAAACGCATCAATCTCATCCTGGACAGGCACGGTACCTCATGCGGTAAAGGAAAATGCAAATTTCCGGATCCCTGTGTGCTTGCATCTTGTAGTGAGCAGGAACTTCGTGATTGTCTGGCTGGGTACCGGGCTCCATATCTTATTAAAACTGCCAAATACATCAGTACTCATCCGGATTTTTTACCGTCTATTGCACAAATGTCATATCTGGATGCAAAAAGAGCTCTGATGGTGTTATCTGGTGTAGGTCCAAAGGTTGCTGATTGTGTTCTTTTGTTTGCATTTGAGCGTCTTGAGGCGGTCCCCATTGATATAAGGATTCGATCCATCATTGAACATCAGTATGCCCCCATTATAAAATTTCAAAAAACCGGTAGATATTCGTATGATGATCTCTCCCTGTTTTGTCAGGAATACTTTGGTCCTTATGCAGGATATGCTCAGCAATTTTTATTTGCGACCAGGGATTTTTAA
- a CDS encoding response regulator — translation MISEVRVLHVDDEPVICDLTKLLLEKDGKIKVDAVTSAHVALDLIKSGSYSCIISDYEMPQMNGLDFLKAVRDIDKDIPFILFSGRGRETVIIDAINSGADFYIQKGGETKALFVELNHKVNYAIQQRNTRNALKRRDGILEAVSLVSNLFLGGEAFDRALQEAITLFGLATEVDAVRLFRLKTEEVQGTCLSYFSYEASWTRASVQNPVTEEYLRKHKFFEVDEIIERLTRGETLIYDSSQIQKMSINWTEYTAKAIAIFPVFVNQQVWGLFSFADYLGDRNWTGVEIDALQAAAAMIGSAIQQDRMKKSLLSAKEEYASMYALMRRLCDTVPDVLWAKDNEGSFIFVNKAGSDFLDARDTTEPVGKKEEDFPCGVIYHPREDNDADAIFCDLKERISVRTRTGLTEFDIITVPFVNNEGSQIGSVTLGRDITSYCQIEKALRRSQHRYENIIEAINIGVILVDKEGIIREINPCAQELLDIPKEDILNKHLNVHPVLCKLEMCDMIREVVNTGRGISRIISNEGVSSSGELYCMVRLLVPENGGPAEVLITLDPHLSW, via the coding sequence GTGATTTCTGAAGTCCGAGTACTCCATGTAGATGATGAGCCGGTTATTTGTGATTTAACAAAATTATTACTGGAAAAAGATGGGAAAATCAAGGTAGATGCGGTAACCTCTGCACATGTAGCCTTGGATCTAATCAAAAGCGGTTCGTATTCGTGCATAATATCTGATTATGAAATGCCTCAGATGAACGGACTTGATTTTTTAAAAGCTGTTCGTGATATAGACAAAGATATTCCCTTCATTTTGTTTTCCGGCAGAGGCAGAGAAACAGTTATCATTGATGCAATCAATTCCGGAGCTGATTTTTACATACAAAAAGGTGGCGAGACAAAAGCTCTCTTTGTCGAGCTCAATCATAAAGTCAATTATGCCATTCAGCAGAGAAACACGCGCAATGCCTTGAAGCGTCGTGACGGGATTCTTGAGGCAGTAAGTTTAGTTTCAAACCTTTTTTTGGGAGGTGAGGCATTTGATCGTGCATTACAGGAAGCAATTACCTTATTTGGTCTGGCAACAGAAGTGGATGCAGTCAGGCTGTTCAGACTCAAAACTGAAGAGGTGCAGGGAACTTGCCTGTCATATTTTTCCTACGAGGCTTCCTGGACCAGAGCCTCTGTTCAGAATCCTGTCACTGAGGAATATCTCAGAAAACACAAATTTTTTGAAGTTGATGAAATAATTGAGCGTCTCACGAGGGGAGAGACACTTATCTATGACTCTTCTCAAATCCAGAAGATGTCCATTAATTGGACGGAATATACGGCAAAAGCCATTGCGATTTTTCCTGTCTTTGTAAATCAACAGGTATGGGGTTTATTTTCTTTTGCAGATTACCTTGGAGATCGGAACTGGACCGGTGTGGAAATAGATGCTCTTCAGGCAGCTGCAGCCATGATTGGGTCTGCAATTCAGCAGGATCGGATGAAAAAGTCGCTCCTATCAGCAAAAGAGGAATATGCATCAATGTATGCCTTGATGCGGAGATTATGTGACACGGTTCCTGATGTTTTATGGGCTAAAGATAATGAAGGTTCATTTATTTTTGTAAATAAGGCAGGATCAGATTTTCTTGATGCAAGGGACACAACTGAACCGGTGGGGAAAAAAGAGGAAGATTTTCCCTGTGGCGTCATATATCACCCGCGTGAAGATAATGATGCAGATGCAATTTTTTGTGATCTTAAGGAGCGGATATCAGTACGCACCCGAACCGGACTGACTGAATTTGATATTATTACTGTTCCATTTGTGAATAATGAAGGCTCACAGATTGGTTCAGTGACATTGGGGCGGGATATCACCAGTTATTGTCAGATAGAAAAAGCTCTCAGACGATCCCAACATCGATATGAAAATATTATAGAAGCCATCAATATCGGTGTTATCCTGGTAGATAAAGAAGGGATAATCAGAGAAATAAATCCTTGTGCACAAGAACTCCTTGACATTCCAAAAGAAGATATCCTGAATAAACATCTGAATGTTCATCCGGTTCTTTGTAAACTTGAGATGTGTGATATGATCCGTGAGGTTGTGAATACCGGAAGGGGAATATCACGGATTATTTCAAATGAGGGTGTGAGTTCCTCCGGAGAACTATATTGTATGGTCCGGTTACTTGTCCCGGAAAATGGTGGTCCTGCGGAAGTGTTGATTACTCTTGATCCTCATCTCTCCTGGTAA